The proteins below come from a single Ictalurus punctatus breed USDA103 chromosome 24, Coco_2.0, whole genome shotgun sequence genomic window:
- the LOC128628737 gene encoding tubulin alpha-8 chain-like, whose amino-acid sequence MRECISVHIGQAGVQMGNSCWELYCLEHGIQPDGTISSGNTCLVDSSFGTFFSDTGAGKYVPRAVFIDLEPTVVDEIRNGHYRQLYHPEQLISGKEDAANNYARGHYTIGKEIVDSVLDRIRKMADQCTGLQGFLIFHSFGGGTGSGFTSLLMERLSVDYGKKSKLEFSVYPAPQVSTAVVEPYNSILTTHTTLEHSDCSFMVDNEAIFDICKRNLDIDRPSYSNLNRLIAQIVSSITASLRFDGALNVDLTEFQTNLVPYPRIHFPLVTYSPIISAEKAYHEQLSVAEISNACFEPANQMVKCDPRRGKYMACCLLYRGDVVPKDVNAAIASIKTRRSIQFVDWCPTGFKVGINYQPPTVVPGGDLAKVQRAVCMLSNTTAIAEAWSRLDHKFDLMYAKRAFVHWYVGEGMEEGEFSEAREDMAALEKDYEEVGADSAEDGEEDVEEEY is encoded by the exons ATG AGGGAGTGTATCTCAGTGCACATTGGTCAAGCAGGAGTCCAGATGGGTAATTCCTGCTGGGAGTTGTATTGCCTGGAGCATGGCATCCAGCCTGATGGGACGATCAGTTCTGGCAACACCTGCTTGGTTGATTCTTCTTTTGGTACTTTCTTCAGTGACACCGGAGCTGGAAAATATGTTCCACGAGCTGTTTTCATTGACCTGGAGCCAACAGTTGTAG ATGAGATCAGGAATGGACATTATCGTCAACTTTACCACCCAGAGCAGCTAATCAGTGGCAAAGAGGATGCTGCCAACAACTATGCCCGTGGCCACTACACCATTGGCAAAGAGATTGTCGACTCTGTCCTTGATCGGATTCGAAAAATG GCTGACCAGTGTACAGGTCTGCAGGGATTCCTGATCTTCCACAGCTTTGGAGGTGGGACAGGTTCTGGCTTCACCTCTCTGTTGATGGAGCGCCTATCTGTTGACTATGGCAAAAAATCAAAGCTGGAGTTCTCCGTTTACCCTGCTCCCCAGGTTTCCACTGCAGTAGTAGAGCCTTACAACTCTATCTTGACCACTCACACCACCCTCGAGCACTCTGATTGCTCATTCATGGTGGACAACGAGGCCATCTTTGACATTTGCAAGCGTAACCTGGACATAGACCGTCCGTCCTACAGCAACCTGAACAGATTAATTGCGCAGATAGTTTCTTCCATCACTGCTTCTTTGCGATTTGATGGTGCTCTCAATGTGGATCTGACGGAGTTCCAGACCAATTTGGTTCCGTACCCTCGTATCCACTTCCCACTGGTTACCTACTCCCCTATTATATCTGCCGAGAAAGCCTACCATGAGCAGCTGTCTGTGGCAGAGATCTCTAATGCTTGCTTTGAGCCAGCCAACCAGATGGTGAAATGTGACCCTCGTCGTGGCAAATACATGGCCTGTTGCTTGCTCTATCGTGGAGACGTGGTACCTAAAGATGTCAATGCCGCTATTGCCAGCATCAAGACCCGTCGCTCGATCCAGTTtgtggactggtgtcccaccGGCTTCAAGGTGGGAATCAACTACCAGCCTCCCACTGTAGTACCTGGGGGAGATCTGGCCAAGGTCCAAAGGGCTGTATGCATGCTGAGTAACACCACTGCAATTGCAGAAGCTTGGAGTCGCTTGGATCACAAGTTTGACCTGATGTATGCCAAGCGGGCATTTGTGCACTGGTATGTTGGTGAGGGAATGGAAGAAGGTGAGTTCTCTGAGGCCAGAGAGGACATGGCTGCCTTGGAAAAGGATTATGAGGAGGTTGGAGCAGATTCTGCTGAAGACGGTGAGGAAGATGTAGAGGAGGAGTACTAG
- the LOC108256914 gene encoding tubulin alpha-8 chain isoform X2: MRECISVHIGQAGVQIGNSCWELYCLEHGIQPDGTISSGNTCLVDSSFGTFFSDTGAGKYVPRAVFIDLEPTVVDEIRNGHYRQLYHPEQLISGKEDAANNYARGHYTIGKEIVDSVLDRMRKMADQCTGLQGFLIFHSFGGGTGSGFTSLLMERLSVDYGKKSKLEFSVYPAPQVSTAVVEPYNSILTTHTTLEHSDCSFMVDNEAIFDICKRNLDIDRPSYSNLNRLIAQIVSSITASLRFDGALNVDLTEFQTNLVPYPRIHFPLVTYSPIISAEKAYHEQLSVAEISNACFEPANQMVKCDPRRGKYMACCLLYRGDVVPKDVNAAIASIKTRRSIQFVDWCPTGFKVGINYQPPTVVPGGDLAKVQRAVCMLSNTTAIAEAWSRLDHKFDLMYAKRAFVHWYVGEGMEEGEFSEAREDMAALEKDYEEVGADSVEDVDEEEEY, translated from the exons ATG AGGGAGTGTATCTCAGTGCACATTGGTCAAGCAGGAGTCCAGATTGGTAATTCCTGCTGGGAGTTGTATTGCCTGGAGCATGGCATCCAGCCTGATGGGACGATCAGTTCTGGCAACACCTGCTTGGTTGATTCTTCTTTTGGTACTTTCTTCAGTGACACCGGAGCTGGAAAATATGTTCCACGAGCTGTTTTCATTGACCTGGAGCCAACAGTTGTAG ATGAGATCAGGAATGGACATTATCGTCAACTTTACCACCCAGAGCAGCTAATCAGTGGCAAAGAGGATGCTGCCAACAACTATGCCCGTGGCCACTACACCATTGGCAAAGAGATTGTCGACTCTGTCCTTGATCGGATGCGAAAAATG GCTGACCAGTGTACAGGTCTGCAGGGATTCCTGATCTTCCACAGCTTTGGAGGTGGGACAGGTTCTGGCTTCACCTCTCTGTTGATGGAGCGCCTATCTGTTGACTATGGCAAAAAATCAAAGCTGGAGTTCTCCGTTTACCCTGCTCCCCAGGTTTCCACTGCAGTAGTAGAGCCTTACAACTCTATCTTGACCACTCACACCACCCTCGAGCACTCTGATTGCTCATTCATGGTGGACAACGAGGCCATCTTTGACATTTGCAAGCGTAACCTGGACATAGACCGTCCGTCCTACAGCAACCTGAACAGACTAATTGCGCAGATAGTTTCTTCCATCACTGCTTCTTTGCGATTTGATGGTGCTCTCAATGTGGATCTGACGGAGTTCCAGACCAATTTGGTTCCGTACCCTCGTATCCATTTCCCACTGGTTACCTACTCCCCTATTATATCTGCCGAGAAAGCCTACCATGAGCAGCTGTCTGTGGCCGAGATCTCTAATGCTTGCTTTGAGCCAGCCAACCAGATGGTGAAATGTGACCCTCGTCGTGGCAAATACATGGCCTGTTGCTTGCTCTATCGTGGAGACGTGGTACCTAAAGATGTCAATGCCGCTATTGCCAGCATCAAGACCCGTCGCTCGATCCAGTTtgtggactggtgtcccaccGGCTTCAAGGTGGGAATCAACTACCAGCCTCCCACTGTAGTACCTGGGGGAGATCTGGCCAAGGTCCAAAGGGCTGTATGCATGCTGAGTAACACCACTGCAATTGCAGAAGCTTGGAGTCGCTTGGATCACAAGTTTGACCTGATGTATGCCAAGCGGGCATTTGTGCACTGGTATGTTGGTGAGGGAATGGAAGAAGGTGAGTTCTCTGAGGCCAGAGAGGACATGGCTGCCTTGGAAAAGGATTATGAGGAGGTTGGAGCAGATTCTGTTGAAGATgttgatgaagaggaggagtaCTAA
- the LOC108256914 gene encoding tubulin alpha-8 chain isoform X1, whose protein sequence is MKLFLFSFTSSLNKMRECISVHIGQAGVQIGNSCWELYCLEHGIQPDGTISSGNTCLVDSSFGTFFSDTGAGKYVPRAVFIDLEPTVVDEIRNGHYRQLYHPEQLISGKEDAANNYARGHYTIGKEIVDSVLDRMRKMADQCTGLQGFLIFHSFGGGTGSGFTSLLMERLSVDYGKKSKLEFSVYPAPQVSTAVVEPYNSILTTHTTLEHSDCSFMVDNEAIFDICKRNLDIDRPSYSNLNRLIAQIVSSITASLRFDGALNVDLTEFQTNLVPYPRIHFPLVTYSPIISAEKAYHEQLSVAEISNACFEPANQMVKCDPRRGKYMACCLLYRGDVVPKDVNAAIASIKTRRSIQFVDWCPTGFKVGINYQPPTVVPGGDLAKVQRAVCMLSNTTAIAEAWSRLDHKFDLMYAKRAFVHWYVGEGMEEGEFSEAREDMAALEKDYEEVGADSVEDVDEEEEY, encoded by the exons ATGAAGTTATTTCTGTTCTCTTTCACTTCATCACTGAATAAAATG AGGGAGTGTATCTCAGTGCACATTGGTCAAGCAGGAGTCCAGATTGGTAATTCCTGCTGGGAGTTGTATTGCCTGGAGCATGGCATCCAGCCTGATGGGACGATCAGTTCTGGCAACACCTGCTTGGTTGATTCTTCTTTTGGTACTTTCTTCAGTGACACCGGAGCTGGAAAATATGTTCCACGAGCTGTTTTCATTGACCTGGAGCCAACAGTTGTAG ATGAGATCAGGAATGGACATTATCGTCAACTTTACCACCCAGAGCAGCTAATCAGTGGCAAAGAGGATGCTGCCAACAACTATGCCCGTGGCCACTACACCATTGGCAAAGAGATTGTCGACTCTGTCCTTGATCGGATGCGAAAAATG GCTGACCAGTGTACAGGTCTGCAGGGATTCCTGATCTTCCACAGCTTTGGAGGTGGGACAGGTTCTGGCTTCACCTCTCTGTTGATGGAGCGCCTATCTGTTGACTATGGCAAAAAATCAAAGCTGGAGTTCTCCGTTTACCCTGCTCCCCAGGTTTCCACTGCAGTAGTAGAGCCTTACAACTCTATCTTGACCACTCACACCACCCTCGAGCACTCTGATTGCTCATTCATGGTGGACAACGAGGCCATCTTTGACATTTGCAAGCGTAACCTGGACATAGACCGTCCGTCCTACAGCAACCTGAACAGACTAATTGCGCAGATAGTTTCTTCCATCACTGCTTCTTTGCGATTTGATGGTGCTCTCAATGTGGATCTGACGGAGTTCCAGACCAATTTGGTTCCGTACCCTCGTATCCATTTCCCACTGGTTACCTACTCCCCTATTATATCTGCCGAGAAAGCCTACCATGAGCAGCTGTCTGTGGCCGAGATCTCTAATGCTTGCTTTGAGCCAGCCAACCAGATGGTGAAATGTGACCCTCGTCGTGGCAAATACATGGCCTGTTGCTTGCTCTATCGTGGAGACGTGGTACCTAAAGATGTCAATGCCGCTATTGCCAGCATCAAGACCCGTCGCTCGATCCAGTTtgtggactggtgtcccaccGGCTTCAAGGTGGGAATCAACTACCAGCCTCCCACTGTAGTACCTGGGGGAGATCTGGCCAAGGTCCAAAGGGCTGTATGCATGCTGAGTAACACCACTGCAATTGCAGAAGCTTGGAGTCGCTTGGATCACAAGTTTGACCTGATGTATGCCAAGCGGGCATTTGTGCACTGGTATGTTGGTGAGGGAATGGAAGAAGGTGAGTTCTCTGAGGCCAGAGAGGACATGGCTGCCTTGGAAAAGGATTATGAGGAGGTTGGAGCAGATTCTGTTGAAGATgttgatgaagaggaggagtaCTAA